In a genomic window of Syntrophorhabdaceae bacterium:
- a CDS encoding AsnC family transcriptional regulator → MDEKDRKILNLIQEEFPLTAEPFVEIGREAGITGQEALQRVKKAKDEGLIRRIGPILEPKELSLVSILCGVYVEEGILADVVGQINAHSGVTHNYEREGRLNVWFTVTAKTWESIERFLNTLEERYSLTIYRFPKKRVFKIKTFFPL, encoded by the coding sequence ATGGACGAGAAAGACAGGAAAATACTTAATCTCATACAGGAAGAGTTTCCTTTAACCGCGGAGCCCTTTGTCGAGATCGGAAGAGAGGCGGGCATAACCGGGCAGGAGGCCCTCCAACGGGTTAAGAAGGCGAAAGACGAAGGACTTATCAGGCGGATCGGACCAATCCTCGAACCGAAGGAGCTCTCTTTGGTGAGCATCCTCTGTGGGGTCTACGTTGAGGAGGGCATACTCGCGGATGTGGTGGGACAGATCAATGCCCATAGCGGCGTTACCCATAATTATGAGCGGGAAGGGAGGCTCAATGTCTGGTTCACCGTCACCGCGAAGACTTGGGAAAGTATCGAGCGTTTCCTCAATACCCTTGAAGAGCGCTATTCTCTCACCATATACCGATTTCCCAAGAAAAGAGTCTTCAAGAT